In Tachysurus vachellii isolate PV-2020 chromosome 12, HZAU_Pvac_v1, whole genome shotgun sequence, the DNA window caaattattatgaAACTGAGTTAGTGTTAGCTGCCTTGGTTTGTGCCATCacttcatttattcatgatggtttgttatttataatatcAGTATAACCTGCTAGATTACGGCTCAAAATGAGCAACAAACTGGAAAAACTACAAAGAACTGCTGATGGTGTGTTACAATAGTTTACAACAGAACAAATGCTGTCTTTACTACAGACTGTAAggaaaaataatgaatctaTATAATTCTCAATTGAACAATAATACTTTGTTTATTCATCAAAAATAGTTTGTGTAGCTGTTACTGAAAAGTAAATTTTTGgtctgtttatatttactaAAATGGAATGAGAAGGGTATAAAATTGTACTGCAGTCAGTCACTAGAGGGCCTCAGACATTTTGGCTTCACATTTAAATCCTTGTCATGATGTAACTCAGATACAGTATAGAGTCAATAGGAATATCAAAGATTAATGCAGAGCTTCCTTAATTGAGGAAGCAAAAAAGGTGCTTTCTAAGTTTTCAGTTTGAATCAAGTGGACATTTTACACAACCAAGTACAATGAAATAGTGTAAAATCTATTACAATGATTTAAATATGATTCTAAGACTATTGTCACCtgattttcataaaaaaacattattttattatatttaaaacttcTGGCATTTAATTCCTGTACAACTTATGCATTCACCAGTTTAGATACAAAAGATAATTAAAAGTGGACCACCTATCAACACAATAGCAACCACCTAGGTAAATGTTTTCCAATGTTTAAGTGTTCAGAAATtcatatcctgaatttatatattgctGCAAAGATGTTTTATGATAATTAAGTCCCTAGTCAGCTCACATCAAAATATAGTTGCAAGAATAAGTTTGTGATACCTGGATTACTGGATACCTGGATCACTGAGTTACTTATAACATGTTTGCTTTTATCCAGGTCTTAATAATAGACAGATCCATTCAACCAAATTTGACATCACACAAATGTTACACATGACACTTTTACACTATTTAAACATTCACTATCTaggttttaaaatatatgtaaaccACTGAACTAAAACCTGTCCAAAGACTAAATGTAGTCGGTCACTGCcctataaaacacacagtatatgATTACTGTCCAGTCCTTTTAAGAAAGTTACAGTATGCCATGCCCTGAATCATTCCCTGATCAAGCAAATTTCAGAAGACATGGTGGACAAAGCATCATGGTTGCATCATGATTTGCAGCATTCTGCTGCCTCAGGGCCTAAAGAGCATGCAGTGAattcaaaatgaattaaatgaattgaTTAAGAACATTTACTGTAGAATATGAGTGAACTGTTCTGTGACCCCCTGAAATGTTGTTTGATGCAACAAGATAATTCATAAAAATACACTGGTATATGAACAACAGAATGGTTTAAAAAGAATAGTGCAATcttgacatattttaaatactggcctgaaaaaagaaatgttggtgcagtttctttattatttcataaagGTGTCTACAGCAGAAATGACATTAAGCACAGAATCATTGTCCACATTATTAATTATATCCAAGTGTTCAAAAAGCAAAGTATATCttaatatacaattaaataaatataattaaggaAGAACTTCATCTTCGGCCCAAACAACTTTACTTTTGCTGTTtttgacatttcttttaaaaagtttttttttttttaatataaattttgctattattttatgattctgaaacaaatcaaaatcTCACTATCACTATGTATAATATTGCAGCACATTACATATGAtagcaaaacaattttttttattatataacagtaaatatatcatatatattatattaatactaaCTATTTGATTTGTAAGAGCAGTTTAATGTATAGTTTATTGTATATGAATCTAAACATCAGaaggagtaaaaaaaacttttcaagaaagaacatttattaatgcagagtcttttttaaatatttgcagagttataattaatttaacacacctccTGAACCACGGATAAAACAGAGCATAAATAACTGGATTAACAGTAGAATTAAGATAAAGAATGATCAAAACTTTCTGAAATGTTTCTGCCTGTAGTTCAATAACATTccctaataaactgtaaataaaatatggaagtaaacacaccagaaacacagacactaaaataccgaggactttagctgcttttctctcagatttcATGGAGTATGAGgtgattttctgtgtttgaggccgtgtgtgattattaagctCTCTGATAGCAGTGGCATGTTTCTTAGCAATCACAAAAACTCGAGTATACAATATGATTATGACAGAAAGTGGAAATATAAAGGAATATATGAGATCAATTACAGTCCAAACATCattcagaaaaaatatataacactcTCCAGGACACATTACAGAACCCGTGAGGGCTCcagtgaaataaaatagtgctATATTATATGCCAGACTCACACACCAGATACAATAAACTACGATGCACATTGTCCTTAtagagattgtgtttgtgtagagaaAAGGGTTTGAGAGAGCAAAATACCTATCTACAGAGATCAGAGCAATATTATAGATGGACAAGTTCATTAGAGGGCCACCAGTAAGCATAAAACATATGCAAAAATCTCTCCCAAAAATCCAGCATGACTCTATAAACCAGATGAACACCAGTAGCATTACAAAAACTCCAACAAGGAAATCTgacacagccagagagagcagcagcatgtttgttggtgtgtgaagcTGCTTAAAGTGAAGAACAGAGATGATGACAAGCATATTTCCACACACTGTTAGCAGAACCacagcagctgaacacacatacagtaagataTAAACTGCAGGAGATACAGATCTCTCTGGACAGGAGAAATGATCACAGCGATTAGACTGATTAAACTCTGTCAAGTTCATCAATACAGCATTTCTCTAATGTTTACATAGTAAAAAAAGTAGCTCATAAATTCATGCAATTTATTCATTACCAAACATTCAGTGTAACATCATAATTAAATGGCTTAAACAGCTCTGGTAGTTTTATAGATAAGAAACTGAACACGCCCTCAGGGTGACACCAAGATTTGCATGATGTCATGTGTTGTTGGAACAAAATATCTAGTGGATTTTGGCAGGATATTGGCAGGAGAATAAGCTACCTCAACGTCAtactatgtaaaaaaatatttcaaagtaTTCTGCACTTATGGGAAGGCCCTTCGCAGAACCGGTTTTTGAAGCACATGTAAACACAAGCCAGTTTTAAATGGTGAAAAGCTCAGGTGACATAGCTGTGCGTTTGAGCAAGACTATAAAAGGGCATCTTTGTCATATTTTCCCAGATTCGGATTGTTTGATGTAAGATGTCATGCAAGAGAATGTAATGAGAGAAGGAACTTGATGGTGCCTCATGGCTTGATGCTATAGGAGTGCCAATGTGATTCAAGATgctttgtcatttcaaccatatatatctgatATTGCACAAAGTTAAATGAAACACAATTTCTCTGGGATCATGCTGCtatttatgtagcaccatgacaCACCAAAGCTCAAGATTAAAAGCATGTAGTGTGTATCTTGATGCAAACACCACTGACTTGtcaaggcatggactccacaaaaCCACTGAAGTTATAAGATCGACATAAGCAAGAGCTCCTTTAACCCTTGTAACTTTTTTAAGCACATTCCACAGATGCTTAATTGGATTATGGTGTGGTGGATTTGGAAACCCAAATGGGTTGTGGAcgactgatcagaaggtcatgagttcaaatcccaggtccaccaaccaGCCAAGTCAAGTCAGGAAGCTAGGAACTAAGCAACCCTAGGAAATAAGCATGGCAACAGAAGAAAAGCCAGAGAATGAGTCAGGGAGCCCTCTGCAGGGAAATTAAATGCACCTCCTTAACCATTAAATACACTTCCTAAACCATGGACAGAACAGAGCataaataattgatttaatGGTTCAGTTATGACAAAACACATGcattattttttcaaatgtttCGTCGGAGGTTGCACTCGGCCCCCCTTGCTCGGCCCCCcttgctcagctgtggacgttgctcggccccccttgctcggctgtggacgacACCTGCCTCGCCGCGGGcctcgctccccccacctgcctcgccacatgccttgctcccccacctgcctcgccgtgtgccttgctcccccctcccggaccCGTCGGCACTGTCAGGACGGATTGGCGTGTCGGGGGGCTAGAGGGGGGCTATTGTCAgaactctgcccggactttggccatgtgcctttttgtttatgttctgtgttcacgtgtctgccccgcccttgtcttttcctccccgcctctgcacacctgtccctcatgtctgattaattatttgtactatttagttgagccacgTTGCCTTGATTTTTAACCAAATTGAACCGACTTGGTTCTTGACACATTCTGTATCATTTTAAAGATATTCCACATTGTATCATGTAAAATATGTACATTAATGCTGCAATAGATGGTCATTACTTGTACTACCCCAGTAACAAGGAATGGTACAATTTAACACCCGTAGATTGTCCCATCTATCAGTAATTATTTTTGGATTTTGAAGCTGATTACATactgaattttatatttaaggtTTTTAGTTCTATGTTAAAAGGTCCAGAAGTTAGGATCTTGAGTCAGTAGGTGCTGCCTAAAATCACATTCACTTACTGCATCGCTTAAATAAAGtataagtataaaataataagaaacaacaaagtaaaagtataaaataataagaacataagaaaataaaaatactaaaacattggctgaagaagaaaaaagcacaaTCCTTCCTGTCCTGGGTCTGTTAAAATTAGTTACAATCATTATGCACAAtacatatttctctttttttttttcctttttggttGCTGTAGGCTGATCAAGTAGTTTGGGGATATGCCAAAAATTGAATTGTAATTCATTTCATGCCTAATGTTATGCAAATCCATGGGGTCCTGatcatgtatatattaaaaatgacttaaatCCTAGTATGTATTATAGTATGAGTGTGTTTAAAGTAATAAAGATATCCACAATTAGTCAAAGAGCATTAATGTTTGATTACTTCCATGTTTGCTAATTAATCTCAGTTATATGCCATGTTGGGAGTCATTTTACTGACGTAATTAATCTcaataataattactaataattactctattatatatctctatataaaaatacattaaaaacaatccgACTTAAGACAAATAATCCAGAATCCATGATTCTGATATATGGACGTGAATTTACACcttttgtaatataaatatgatggataatccagaaaaaaaactctaatactttattatataacattGTTCAGGAATTCCTATCTCTGCCGTTAAGGTTATTACATTATACAACTTGTATTAATGCAGAGTCTGATTTGAATATTTGCAGATTTAtgattaatttaacacacctccTGAACCATGGGTAAAATAGAGCATAAATAACTGGATTCATGGTGGAATTTAGATAAAGCACAAACATGACTTTTTGAAAAGATGCTAACTCACATTCAATAACATTccctaataaactgtaaataaaatatggaaGTAAACACActagaaacacagacactaaaatactgaggactttagctgcttttctctcagatttcATGGAGTATGAggtgattttctgtgttttaggccgtgtgtgattattaagctCTCTGATAGCAGTGGCATGTTTCTTAGCAATCATAAAAATTCGAGTATACAATATGATTATGACAGAAAgtggaaatataaatgtaactaCAAGATCAATAGCAGATAAAAGATCATTTAGAACAACAAAACACTCTCCGGGGCAGACTGCAATATTTATGATATTCCTGTTGAAATACTGAAGCACTAAATTATATACCATAGAAACAAACCAGTTAGAAAAAACCACAGTGCACATTGTTCTCACAGAGATTTTGTTGGTGTATAGAAAAGGGTTTGAGAGAGCCAAATATCGATCCACAGCAATCAGAACAATATGATATATGGATAAGCTTGTAAGAAAATATCCAATCATCATTACACAGATGCAGAAATCTATCCCTAAGATCCAGCATGACTCGATCATCCAGATTAACATCGATGGCATCACTAAAGCTCCAATAAGGAAATCCgacacagccagagagagcagcagcatgtttgttggtgtgtgaagctgcttgaagtgaagaacagagatgatgatgagcagATTTCCACACACTGTTAGCAGAACCACAGCAGCTGAACACACGTACAGTAAGATATAAACTGCAGGAGATACAGATCTCTCTGGACAGGAGAACTGATCACATCGATCAGACTGATTAAACTCCATCAGGTTCATCTATACTATGTTTAaagataaatgtaaaacaaaataaaaacttagtTATCAGTTGTTGCCAATGAAAAATTATAGTTATTCAATTTCCTTGTCAAAATAAATCATTGTTTAAACATCTGGGCTATTTTATACTTTGGAAATTGGTCACACCCTCAAATTTAATTGGCTGTTGGAAATATAATGTCATGTCTTTTTGTAACTGTGGGTGTAAAAGGTATTAGCCACATATTTTAAcctgtatataattatatatacttattgtgtgtgtgtacattttggATGTTTATTAGATTAGGATCTTGCTGGCCACAAAGTATaatttttagtatattttaagATCCAACTATAGGTCTGTCCACTGATCTTTCCCCAATGGGACCTCCATTAGCCCTTGTTGCAGTCCATTTTAAAAGTAGGTGGGCAACTGGACCATCTAGACAGGTGGAAGATGGGCTCCTTTTGGGTTTTGGGTTTGGtgcctctcaaggtttcttcctttaataAATTCTCATCAAACCTTGTATAAACTCTGGCCACCACTGTGGCTATCCCTAGTatgaattttaatttgaatgcataatgaaaattcacaatagttcatgaagtgaaaattaaataaataaataaataaaatgaagcacaCGCTGCAGCTGGACTACAGCTTTAATGTCATATTGTTACATTAaccagaaacaaaactaaacaagtataacacacactacaatgattttttttttttttttggtgccaccCCAAGATTTGCTGTGACCTCCTCTGGCCACCCCTATTAAAAGTTCTTCTTAACTACCATCACCTTTGGTTTGATAAATCTACATGTagatgaatttaaaataaaatagataacctttattttagtgttttaaattGCATGGAGTTTTGAAAGAGCATAATTTTCACAAAGTGTTTGAGTCTGATTATATCTCAAATCAATAACCCAAATAACTGTTGAAgtaaatttgtttgatttatgagcaacaataataaatacagtgaaGGAtagatgtataaatgtattgaACAGAAAATCACAGACAGgatttaaaatagtaaaattaGTTTCAAATCTGACATCTACAGAtatagtacatactgtataactgtcataaaaaaatagaattaatataCTCTATATcgtcattgtttttgtttatcaccaagtaaaaaataatctttacTGAATGGCCATTTGATTacaacaaaaatgtttgtataatgtttacacagtactgtatacagtatgtatacatgtTAATTCAGTAACTTGCATTCAGTCACATTATTTAAAACTCTGTGACAATGTCAGAGACGCAggggtaaaaatggacccaaatgcaggacagcttaacaaaaaacaggatttattaacttaaaaaacacgaaacaagACAAAGACGAACCAGTcaaggacaacagaggattccgcgctgcacaaggcaacgcggatcaaataaatagacaagacaagcagaaacatgaggaacaggtgtgcaggaagagacaagggcggggcagacacgtgaacaaggaacataaacaaaaggcacatggccaaagtccaggcagagtcttGACAGACAAACCAAATTTCCATCTATCTATGTGTTCTTTCAGTGAAATATGAATGTAATGCCACAGAATAATTCTCACTCATGTAAAATGACGGGTTGACGAGTTCATTACAAAGTGTCTGGGCTTAGCGCATGTTTAtcagaacaaaacagaactaATGTTCAGGCTAAATCAAAGGATATAAAGGTCCTAGATAGAGTCGTAAACAAATGGTATCACAGAGACAGCCTAGGTCAGAGCATGTCATAgatatattcaaaatattacatacaatttattttttcatttgcacATTATAAAACAactgattttaatttatttgtcacatttcaACATGCAGCTTTAGAAATGCATTTTTGAATCATAAAAGAACATTGATTAATGCAGAGTCTGTCTGGAATATTTGCAGAGTTATGATTAATTTAACAcacatagaaatagaaatacatataatttatattatttatttttattctttttgtgagtaaatgagaagtaagaatttcattgtatggTCTAAACCATTGTGTTGTCATtgtgcacatgacaataaacctcTTGAATCTTGAAATTTTAGTTCCTGACAGCTTACGACCAAGGTTCTTTAGTGGTGCCACTGGTCCCCTGTGTTTTGCCATCCTGGTATCACTCTGGCCACCCTCCAACTTTGGTTCTAGTGGCCCACGTTCTGAAGGGTTGTGTGAGAATTTGTTTCCACTTGTCCCACCTGTGCCTAGCATAAGAGTTTCAGGGTTCCCCAGACTGGATTTCTGCACCCCCTTCCTGTCCCTTGGCATCCCTGATCCCACATCTGTCTGCCTCAAACTCGCCAGGATTCACCGCATTCACCCTACCTTTCACATGTCCTACCTCAAGCCCCTCCAAGCCTGATCCTTGGTTCCTGCCTCCAGGCCCCCTCCACCCACCCAGTTCATTGATGGTGGTCCTGCATATACAATGTCTATTGAGGTCCAGGTGCCATGGCAGAGGATTAAAGTATTTGGTTAATTGAGAAGGTTATGGCCCTGAGGAGTGTTCCTGGGTTCCTGTCCGCCACAGGAAGCACATTTTCACAATGAATACCCAGACCAGCCTGGTGGGCTGTCTTGTGAGACCCCTtttaattctgtaaatatttctgtttaccAATTTATCTTTATGGACTATTTTCCATTGTCTCTACCTGTGTATATATTTGGTTCAATGTTTATGCCATGTATAAACTCTGTACAATATGTTGTTAGGaatttttctcctgtttttttttttttagttagccctgtgtttttctttatgttcattatttctgatgatttctttgttttgttacattgtCTCTCTTGTTAGTACTAGCATTCAGTATGGGTTTGTGTTAATTATATGTTTACCTTCAAAATTGTTTTCCTCTGCAGTTGTTCATTAAATCACAACATTTCTCTGCTTTCTGGCTTCTTTGCAGTTGGGTTCTTAATGACCAGTCCCTGACATCACCTGATTTTTAGTTAAAACAGTGACTGACAGGTAGTTTTTTACCCAGGTTTATTAGATTAACAATTTACACAGAAATGCAAACCAACTAATTAGGAGGAACTATATCATGATCCAAACCACACTGACAGCTGAACAAATGGTTCAATAGGAAGGATAAGTAGAAGGATTTGTGATGTTTTGGATTAATGAAGTTATTCAAAGCAAAAGGATATACAATgaaaaatgatgtcatttacTGTAATTTAGCTTGAGAAGTATTTATTCCTATACTTAAGGAGTGAGTGGTCTGTGGGTTTTATCTAAAGGTAAAtccaagaaaataaaacttgaaCAGAaagttaaattatata includes these proteins:
- the LOC132854851 gene encoding trace amine-associated receptor 13c-like yields the protein MNLMEFNQSDRCDQFSCPERSVSPAVYILLYVCSAAVVLLTVCGNLLIIISVLHFKQLHTPTNMLLLSLAVSDFLIGALVMPSMLIWMIESCWILGIDFCICVMMIGYFLTSLSIYHIVLIAVDRYLALSNPFLYTNKISVRTMCTVVFSNWFVSMVYNLVLQYFNRNIINIAVCPGECFVVLNDLLSAIDLVVTFIFPLSVIIILYTRIFMIAKKHATAIRELNNHTRPKTQKITSYSMKSERKAAKVLSILVSVFLVCLLPYFIYSLLGNVIECELASFQKVMFVLYLNSTMNPVIYALFYPWFRRCVKLIINLQIFKSDSALIQVV
- the LOC132854766 gene encoding trace amine-associated receptor 13c-like — translated: MNLTEFNQSNRCDHFSCPERSVSPAVYILLYVCSAAVVLLTVCGNMLVIISVLHFKQLHTPTNMLLLSLAVSDFLVGVFVMLLVFIWFIESCWIFGRDFCICFMLTGGPLMNLSIYNIALISVDRYFALSNPFLYTNTISIRTMCIVVYCIWCVSLAYNIALFYFTGALTGSVMCPGECYIFFLNDVWTVIDLIYSFIFPLSVIIILYTRVFVIAKKHATAIRELNNHTRPQTQKITSYSMKSERKAAKVLGILVSVFLVCLLPYFIYSLLGNVIELQAETFQKVLIILYLNSTVNPVIYALFYPWFRRCVKLIITLQIFKKDSALINVLS